GCGGATGTGTTTGACAGGGACATCCCACTTGGTTGCTCATCTACCCTTGAATCAACACTGGGAATCTAATGTGGATAACTGTAAACACATCGAGGTGTTAGGATAACCCCAACCTCAAGCAATGGACTTCCTTGGGTCAGGCAATTTATTTCCCCGAACAGAAGACCCAGCGGCAAAGGTAAATCATGCATGCCATTTTGGGGACTGAGATGGGGCTCTCATAATCCAAAAAAGAAATGCAGAAACATAAACAAATCGATCGTAAGTTCCTAACAAGGAATGTGCAGCAATTACTCATGTTCGAACAGCCAAAACAACGCATTAGTCATACCCTGTCCAGCGTCAGAATCAGCATGGAAATCTCATGCCTTGAGCCGGATGCTGAACCACTTCTTCAAGAGAGTCTTGGACCATGAGAGCTACACACATGAAAAAAGAAGAGGGAAAATTGAGCAGAAGATCACGAAATGGAAAAATCACCTACAATCTGAGAAAAATACAGCTCCAATGGAGCACAACAAGACAGAAAGCGATCTATCcgatcaagaaaaaaaaaacccattGAACTACTATGCTCTTCTTGGCGCTCTCCTGTGTCATTGTCTCATAGCTCCTGTTCTGCAGGCCGCAGGCAGCCAGAGGAGTCTTGTCACTGTGACGAAACtgtcaaattaaaactctaattaagcgtaatggccgtcatttgaacacatcgggctcattagcttaacggtttaatttggcgatcctttctcaacccacatcccgatcgaaacatcaccgatagtcccacgtgaaggtgggcgcagatggcaCAAGCAcgacaaaattttaaaaatacaacaaatatacataaGACTTCACCTTAAATTTTACAAACCAggtttgaataaatacataatttacaaatttTGCATTACTGAAATCCAGGTCCAACTAGAGGAAAGGggcctacaactaccaaaagtgTGCCCTAGGGAGATCCCTAACTAATCGTCtggctccaccacctcccatccctctgcatcccggcggatgaacttgacgcagCAGGGACAAAAGTCTACGTctgcaaggcttacccgactagtgggtataacttagcccatatatctagacatgcaaggcttttggctagtGGTTAGCTTGCAGAAaacagcgactaaagtaattcttcactttccttattttatcccaagttctatataaattaacatagtctaatatttgcataaccaaatctAGAGCAAACAAGGGGAGCAGTAAATAATAATTCATATGTTCATCAACCTAGGTACAACCATCATTCCTTCACAACACTACgctgtgacgcagtgaccaaggtgctcatatccgagagcgactgacggcgaatcgattcgatttaaccttgcaaggtggacctaaccaacacggcacacattagccccgtcggaccacgcGCACCAACTTTTCCCCTCCCtgtctcgaactacagaaccgccccacctgcatatagtcagtcgagccctacgagagaccaccaaaagtaaactcatgcatcccgattctccgcggccattcgactcgccctaaggggtgggtagaagttatGTACTtccgaagcaaggcagtactcggcttgccggtttcgactacctcctactcccgacatgcggttagtacagttcaaacatgatcagcagggccaacaacggctcggtccttaaccgacacaggcagAACTACActtctcccgcccggtctcagattctattctttctttcattccaagacTTTCATCAATAATTAGTAACTCATATATAGAACACATAaaactatcctatatctcgcgagtaaccaagaattactcgacttctaccgaaccctatctagcatagcatttctatcgtcctatacatactagtacaactcaaggacacctagggttcatgcaattagggtttcaaacaactcctaaacgtaatgtataagtaataaatacatatataggtgtcataagttaaattaataggatgtgcaccggggcttgccttcgggctgctgcacaGAACTGGGGTcagatgggccttgggccgggtgctcacacctctcctcctgggcttgcgtCGGCTACTGGGCTTGCGTCGGCTactcctgcggtgccgcaatcacatcaaatacggcgccctcagctgcggatgctacacgtatgcatatgaaataaataaGTGCATCTCAATGATGTAATTATTTTACTTCAACTGGaataccctgcggactgtccgcgcccaagtggcggaccgtccgccgttccaTTCTACCAACCCACCAGAACCCAATACCTCTCTGgactagacctgggcatgggctgcccgacCCGACGGACCCGACCAGACCTGCccgaaaatagcccgacccgaccagacccgaagagtttgatgggcgggctcgggtcaaaatttttgacccggtatgactgacgggccgggcacgggctaaaatttttgacccgaaacccgaaaacccgaaggaacccgacattttacataggcccggcccggcccgacccgactggctgtcgggtcgggtgcgggctcaattttacggcccggccaccgggtcgggtcgggcacgggccgctagaaaaaacaccgggctttttttggcccgacccgaacccgacccggcccggagGATGCCCAGGTCTACTCTGGACAAACTACAATCTATACGGCGGACTGTCTGCacacccctggcggaccgtccgcggttcacgtatccaatccaccagagacggcaacgtctctggacaaaatcctagactctactgcggactgtccgctctccaatagcggactgtccgcagttcaatcctgcgaaccccaccagagacaCCATCTCTAGACAAACTTCAAGTTTCACGGCGGACCATCCGCTCTCCTATATCGGACTGTCCGCAATACACCTATGCtaaaccaccagagacaacatcgtctctggacgaaATCTAGTCTGACcgacggactgtccgcacctccCAGGTAGGCCGTCCGGGATACATAACTTCTGACCCGCGCCACAAGCGGCAGCAAgtgcggcggcaacggcggcgacTGTTCACCGGCGCTGGCGACACACcacggaaggggaaaaagaccGGGGAGCACGgggaactcaccacgaatccattcccgtgGTCGGTTCGAacggaggacgaccggagaggcggatcgacggtggagcaaagcttcaagcacctccaatggtgaccggtGGTGGCGGGGGTGATTCCGGCCGTAAGAAGCCAGTCTAGGGgtttgggaaggtggaggaggtgccgaggaaggttccctcgcgaggaatcgaggtttggtggccggaggagggagatcgacggaagggggcgacgacggcgcgagcgctcgagctccgctcggctctggaCGAAGTGAGGAGGAACAGAggaatgacaggtgggtcccacgaccatccagataaatatctgggtgttgcctggcggactgtccgccggtcccaagcggactgtccgcgaggcaggtgttacagtcaccccgtcgccgccgcctcctcctcctcctacaaGACGTGATCCTTGCAGCAGGACTGCAGGAGACCTAAAATCCAGGTTCCAATCCTCAGCAGAGGCGGGGCTTCCACCCAGGATCCTTGGATATCTGACCAAATTAGCTACGTACAgcagggtttacaaaaccggtgggaaccggtccggtttgacaggttaccggtcaaaccggtccggcccggttttggtttgggccggtatcaaaccggcccagaattcaaaattcaaatttgaattcaaaaaaataaaaaattctcaaaaaaattcctaaaaatacttcaaggtgcaatgaatgtaatggtgtcaaattttctcaaaaattcgttcatttagtatagtttgcggaattttgaagttaaatcaaaaaagaaaaagaaaaaaaccgactgcccattaaggcccacagCGCTCTGGCGAGGTAGATAGGGTTCTGGACAGAGGTGGGAGGGGTCGCGCGACCCCAGAACCCTTCCGCCCCCCACCCGCTCCCTGTCCGCTACTCGCAGGAGGCGACCGGCGCCCGCCCGCCGAGCCCGGCTAGCCGGCCGGTTAGTTCGGTAAGCCGGCCCGGCCTCGGATCTGCTCTCCGACCGGCGCGCAGGGGCGGTTAGCCGGCCGGTATCGCCGGTAAGCCGGTGCGACCGGGAGAGAAGGTAAGAAATGAAATTTTTTAATAGAATGATTGGTTAGGTGtatgatttagaatattagatgatttgGTTTAGGATTTAGGTTAGAGTTAGGTGTATGGCTGGTATGTTTTAGGttttaggtaagatttaggtgtaggaattaggatttaggtaagatttaggtgtaggatttaggattttatttatgtgattgatatgtttttgttgtccatgtatgcagatagacaatggcaggcagagatgttgtatgggaacacaGTGAAAATCTTTATTccggatggcgatgcaactattgtcgtacacagaaaggaggaggtggtgcgactagattgaaacaataTTTGGCTAGGCGCGGGGCAGAGGTGGTCCATTGTGggaatgtgccacctgatgtgcgggacttctttcagcgtgagattgatagggcaaagaaggcaactgtTGACCGGTCCTGAGAGAGGTTGAGATGGGAGAAGTctgcagcggagggaaactatcacggtgatgaagaagatgaggagactcaggtgcagcgtgccatggatctatctagagcggaagcagagttccgacggggggtggaacagagaggaggtgcatatgagcgtggagggggtagtggttTGACGAGGGAGAATGTTATGCAGAAGATGTTTCGAATGGccacttcgcagagggagagtcctgtggtggaggactataacttggcagctggtgggagaagaggaatgacgcaaccaaggattgatacaggctcctggacgcagaagggtaagaatacaaaggaagctattggtaaagcttggtcaaagtttttccatattgcaggagtacctggaacacaggctgacagtccatactttgtcagcgcggtcagggagacacagaagtggggtaagtttcctttcattggaatgacacctatgagcttacattcttgtatctcatgattttcatatggttgcaggtgaaggtatcgcatcacccactggacgggatgttgatggcaagtaccttaATCAGAACGAGCAAAacttgaagacgaggtacgtaaagtttcagaaagactggcccttatttggtgtcacgttgatgtgtgattcatggactggcccgacgaggatgagtgtcatcaactttttgatatattaCAATGGGGCCATGTGGTTCCATAAGTCTATTGATGCGAgtggaagaactcaagatgctGCATATTTGTTCAAGGTAGCCCCTAAACATGTTCCATTCACATTGACTATGTTTTGATATGTTACTAAACAATATGTCTTTGTTTTcaggagattcgaaaggtggtggaagagattggaccggagaatgCCGTGCACGTAGTCACCGACAACAGCTCAAACTACAAGAAAGCATGCAAGGAACTACTAAGTGAGGTGTATGAACACATAgcttggacaccttgtctagcacacaccgtcaatttgatgttgaaggatatagctcgaaggcctgaacatggtgttatgatcaagcagtgcaagcgaatttcaaattgattacacaatcatggtcaattgaatacaatgatgaggGACGCAATCGGTGGTGggttggtcaagtggaatgccactcgatttggaaccaactacatgttcctagagagcatctatcggaaacgtgatcgtttcatgcagtgaatggcatctactgagttcCAACACAGCAAATGGGCGAATACCGAAGATGGTAGATTTACTCATGCAAGTTTTGCAAGTATGGAGTAGTGGGATGCattgaaatatatcatcgacacggttcaaccaatatacaagttcctccgcttcgctgatcaggacaagaaGCCGAACATTTGCGAAGTCGTGATGGCCTACCAGACTATGAAATAGGAGCTGcggtctttctttggaacaaataTTTCCACACTGAAGGAGTATATTCATGTGGTGGACAAGAGGTTAGGTGACGTGTTCGTAGACACGTATGTGGGTCCAGGTAAGCACACACGAGTCATCAATTTTTAAGCTCTATTGACCTGatgcttatttgaagtgatttatattttgcagctgctgtcctaaatccgaggtatgCATATACGATGGATCCAACTCAACAAATATTTCGTGGACTCAAGGATACATTTCAGCGCATGATGGATCTCCAGAGCGCCGTGCAGGCATTATAGGAGTTTGACgtgtttcggcagaaggttGGCGAGTATGGCAGTGAAATGGCAATGCAAATGGCGATGGACCCAAAGACATCTCCATGTAAGAGTTACTCCGTACGACATTGTTGTTTTCTCTATTCGAATATATTGCTTACATATTCGATTGCACATgcagcgtcctggtggatgGTGTTCGGATCAAGCACATCAAAGCTGCAGTACCTTGCCCCgaggcttgtttcacaatgttgtttgtccagtggatgcgagaggaactggagtacttttgccttgctgcatacaaagattcacaatcggttgtcgcacaagaaacttaacaagcttgtctatgtcaactacaaccttcgtctccgacttgaggaggtctccagcCAACCAATGtgtgaagaaggtgatttcattgaccagctggcccgtctttctttctatgatgagaataatccagtgcgggaatggatggaatatgaTAGATCAAAtcgggctccagttctggacgaggatgatgatgacggcgacatTCTCTCCCATCCCATCttgtcagagatcaaataaatATGTCAGATCTATGTGAGGCTACGTGGGatgattccatcagcgattgggcacgtaaaaatgtgggtgacactcacctagggaagaggaAGTTGCAGAAGGGGCCTACGAAGGGTGACACGAAGCgtcgaaaaggcaaaggaacagcaaaaccagtaagcagcgacaccgagactgatgatggcgaaggtgagcgtagtcctccgTATCAGGAGTCCAAGGATAGCACCTCGCCCGATGATAGTGATGATAGTGACGGTGCTGATGCTgatggtggtgctggtggtggtggtgctcgtggtgttcgtttcacaggtatacattgcacATAAAAATGcacacatatttctgactatgagtattgactactaattatgatatatggttgattgcaggggagactcagttcacacatactactcaggacaccgactatggagcaccgcaatcgcagaggagaaTAGGTGGACCGACGGACTATGACACTCCACAGTActttcttcctcctacagcgattccaggcactcttttcactactccattcctgacatcagcatgcagccactgacgagatgggtgtacgaatgggaagacccccatttttacacCATGTTAGTTTaggaatggcagacaacatcggcgtggacgggccaaacttggcaacactacaaggctgagctgcttagagtgcgaggtatcgctttgatgtccaccgccgaataccaaaccacgtcccaaatgggggtcttcccattcatGCGTTGAACTCTTATTTGATGTGTATAAGTGTATGACTcagtatttgtatgcacgcttattactattatatttgtatgcatgattataaattCTTGCTTTGGTGTGATCGTTTACATTAATATGTGCATAGCTCATGCcaaaatttccttttatttcacaccgggaTCCATTTTTTAACCGCCAGAAAATTACTTTAAaccaccggtataccggccggtaaaccggtccaaaccggttgcacggcggcttttgaattcaaccggttccgaccggtttccagccaaaccggaccggtataccggaaccggaccccgctggtttggccggaccggtcggtaacgTAAACCCTGCGTATAGGGCCCAACCAACCAGCCGGCACGGCCGCCACGAGCTCGCGGATCTGGAGGGCGGCGCTTAGGCGTTGGTGGGCGCGCTGGTagaggcggcggcagaggaagagGCGTAAAGGTCGGGCCCAGGGTCAGGCGGTCCCCTGGCAGGGTCAAGGCGCGGCCACGGCTCGGACGTGTCGGGCCAGCGGCGGTGAGAGGCGGGATGGCGAGGCAGGCAAGCGGCCTGACCGAGAAGGACGATGGCGGGCAGAGGTGTTTGCCGAGAGCCCTATGCGGCGGAGAAATCGAGCGGGTGAGGGAACAAAGGATCCGAGGAGGAAATCGGGGAAGAAGGTAGCGGCGGCGCCAATGGAggtagcggcggccggcgtcggcggAAGGAGGTGCCGTGGCGGCTTTTGCGAGCCCGCGGGAGCATGGGACGGGTGGTCCcacggcaggccggccggcgggaATCGCTGGCAGCACCACGGCAGTCGTCCGCCTCGATTCGCCATCTAGCAGGTCTCGCCAGATGCTTCGGCAACGGATATTTTCAGAAGTAAGGCGGGCGGCGGTAGGGCAGAGAAGGTTCCGGCCAAACACGTATGTTGGGGtaaagtggggggggggggggggtgagcaGCACTCGGAATCGTTGGATCAACATCACGCGAACTCTAATATTTTTGCTATCGTGGATAGCCTAGGATTGCACGGAGCGGTGCGCAAATGACATATAGAAATATGATAAAATTTTTGACAAGTGAATTTGATCAGTCTATTTCACCTCGACTGCTATCTTCcgtaaagtaaaaaaaaaatgcaagaatGTATTGTTATACAGTATAACTTATACTCGTAGTCGCAGCAGACAAGTTGAGAATCACAGAGATCCCCACCCCAACCGGTGACCGCCGCCAATCCTCGGCCTCGCATCCGCCGGTGGCCGCCGGGGGCGTCGAGCACCCAACCCCCCACCAACCCGCGCTGCTAGAGAACTCCATCGCCTCCACGAAAGCGCACACGCACACGCGCACACCGGAAGACGGAGGCGAGAACCATGGCGCCACCTGCCGCGTCCCTCTCCCCCGTCTGCTGCGTCCCCTTCCCGGCCTCGGccccccgccgcgcctccccctcctccaccagaAGGCTCCCCAGACTCGCggcccggagcggcggcggcggcggcggcggcggttcacGCCCCGAGCCCAAGCCAGGTATGAGGTACCCTCTGAGTCCACGTGGGGAGCAAGGCAGGAGGGCAATAATCCGACCCGAGCTGGGGCTTCACTGTGTCCTCTTGCTGGTGGTGTCGCGCAGGTGACAACGAGAGCAAGGCCGTCCTCGACGCCTTCTTCCTCGGGAAGGCCTTCGCGGAGGCGCTCACGGAGCGGGTCGAGTCGGTGGTGGGCGAGGTGTTCAGCGTCGTCGGGCAGTGGCAGGCCGAGCAGCAGAAGCAGGTGCAGGAGTTCCAGGTACTGCGCGAtgcgcaccccccccccccctcgctcGTGATGGGTAGTGCTCTAGTGATTGTTCCTGCACATTTTGCCCGTAGTGACGTGTAATTGACATCTCTGTGATGCATTATCCGTGTGCGACATATGCGTTTTGGAATACCAGAATATGTATGCATGTGAATGTACAGAATGTATTAAGCAATTTTGATACATTCACATGCAGTTGACTAGTTAAGCATCCAAATCTCAAATTGGCTGCAGAGGGAAGGGATTGTTCTAGTACACTCATTGTTTAGAGAAAACTTTGTGATTTGCATGCTGGATGCCCAAGGTAAAGGATGCTGGATTGTTTTCAGATATCAGTATATCACATAATCGAACTGGCCTCTGCAGGACATGCAGTTGAAACTACCATATTGAAtaattcatttttttctctaaACCTTATTTTGATGGCACATGCTGCTATATTCTCTTATGGATATGATACATTCAGGAGGAGGTAGTTCAAAGAGCCCAAAAAGCTAAGGAGAGAGCTGCAACAGAAGTTCCTGATGATAAGGGGCCAAAGACTCTAAGGGAACCTTCAGCTACAATTGAGACGCCTGCACCTACGACGCCTTCCCCCGCTACTCCCACACAGGCAGAATAGTCCTAGCCTTCTTGGTGGTGATGAAGAGTTGCTGCTGTATGTAGATGGAGTTCCATGAGGAAACAAAAAGTTTGTACGGACTCTCACCTGATATGTATCAGTCTAAATAGCCTTTGCAATTTAGCATTTCAGTTAAGAATCAAAGCGACAACTTTTCATACGAATGGAATGGTAGACATTAGTTCACTTTCATATCTGAGAGAGAGCTTTTGCTTCTATAACCAATATGCATGTTTGAGTATGTGCAATATCATTCTTAAGAAACACAACTTCAAAAGCCTTGAAAACAGGATATGGTGGTTGTCTTGATGTATGCTATTTATAACTTTGAATGAGGATTCTGCTGCAAAAGCTTCAGAGGAGATATGTAAGAGTGATTGATCAACAAAATAACTTGAATCATGGGAGTGTGCAAACCCACGTCCTTCTAAATGAATTTATATCTTCGCTCTATCAAATGTCAGACACTGAGGTAGTGTTTCACAGACTTCCATTTAGTTACTATGCACATGGACGAGATTATGCAAGCAATTGATTACTTTGATGTGTGCATTCAATGGATTCGTGTCATTCATGAATACAGTCTCCTAGAATGAATCCTATCTTAATGGAGGTTTTCAATGCAGATAGCCACAAATTATGTGTGCAAGTTGTTGCAGATGAACTGGCAATATGTTCTCACTTCTCAGTCTTTGATGACTCGAGTTTCACGTTTCACCAAAACCAGGACATAGACAAACTGCAGGTAACTGTGTCACAGAAATGCAATTATCTTTTATTGTCCTCAAATAATTGCTATTTCAGCAGTCAT
This sequence is a window from Panicum virgatum strain AP13 chromosome 7K, P.virgatum_v5, whole genome shotgun sequence. Protein-coding genes within it:
- the LOC120642567 gene encoding uncharacterized protein At4g13200, chloroplastic-like, with the translated sequence MAPPAASLSPVCCVPFPASAPRRASPSSTRRLPRLAARSGGGGGGGGSRPEPKPGDNESKAVLDAFFLGKAFAEALTERVESVVGEVFSVVGQWQAEQQKQVQEFQEEVVQRAQKAKERAATEVPDDKGPKTLREPSATIETPAPTTPSPATPTQAE